DNA from bacterium:
TGTGGATGACGACATTCACTACCGGGTCGCCACGGTGGGCAGAGTGCTTCCCGGCATCGAACTCCGCTTGGTGAACCCGGAGACCAATGTGCCGGTGGAGGTCGGCGAAAAAGGGGAGATCTGCTGCCGGGGATACAACGTGATGAAGGGATATTACCGGCAGCCGGAGGAGACCAGCCGGGTGATCGATGCGGACGGCTGGTTGCACTCCGGCGATCTGGGCGTGATGGACGAAAAGGGTTATCTCACCATCACCGGCCGCTCCAAAGATATGATCATCCGCGGCGGTGAGAATATCTATCCGCGTGAAATCGAAGAGTTTTTATATCATATGGAGGGCATCTCGGACGTGCAGGTGGTCGGCGTTGCCAGCCACAAGTACGGCGAAGAGGTGGCGGCGTTCGTCATCCGCAAACAGGGCGCGCACATCACCGAAGCGGATGTGTGCGATTACTGCCGCGGCAAGATCAGCCGGTTTAAAATCCCTCAGTATGTCTTTTTTGTCGATACCTATCCATTGACCGCCAGCGGCAAAGTGCAGAAA
Protein-coding regions in this window:
- a CDS encoding AMP-binding protein, whose amino-acid sequence is LYGVPTMFIAILEHRLFDKFDYHTLRTGIMAGSPCPMQVMRQVIDKMHLTEITICYGLTEGSPVITQTRVDDDIHYRVATVGRVLPGIELRLVNPETNVPVEVGEKGEICCRGYNVMKGYYRQPEETSRVIDADGWLHSGDLGVMDEKGYLTITGRSKDMIIRGGENIYPREIEEFLYHMEGISDVQVVGVASHKYGEEVAAFVIRKQGAHITEADVCDYCRGKISRFKIPQYVFFVDTYPLTASGKVQKYLLREMACELVKAREQRGEFAHGDTRSS